A window of the Sporosarcina sp. FSL K6-2383 genome harbors these coding sequences:
- a CDS encoding ABC transporter ATP-binding protein codes for MFSVLFKLKWFFKENRKRYTVALILLMITNVLVVIPPWLIGEAIDSIYMQTLTMKLLVGFIGAMLLIMVVGYAFNFVWQYQLFGGAYVIERQLRGRLMRHFLKMTPTFYEKNKTGDLMARSTNDLRAISETAGFGIMTLVDSTLYLMTLVLTMGFLVSWKLTLVAIIPLPILAYIMQVLGKKIHERYMTAQQVFGDLNDNVLEAVAGVRVVRAYVQERATENEFAKMTEDVFQKNMHVEKIDALFMPISKVLTGLTYMIGLGYGAYLVSIEDMTLGNLVTFNVYLGMIVWPMFAIGELINVMQRGNASLDRVTETLDYEEDVKDPEQPVTLEQPENVGFRDVVFTYPMSHSVNLDAIKLHLDRGDTLGIVGKTGSGKTTFVKQLLREYPVGEGEIVFSGVPLQSMTKNQVRDWIGYVPQEHVLFSRSVRENILFGRPDATEADIAETIRLSYFEKDLEMLPNGLETLVGEKGVALSGGQKQRISIARALVKNPEILILDDSLSAVDAKTEAKIIENIQAERSGKTTIITTHRLSAIQHANWIIVLDDGRVVEEGTHEELLDMNGWYKEQFDRQQIGEVE; via the coding sequence ATGTTTTCGGTTTTATTCAAATTAAAGTGGTTTTTTAAAGAAAATCGTAAGAGGTATACAGTTGCACTCATCTTATTGATGATCACGAATGTGTTAGTTGTGATTCCACCTTGGCTCATTGGTGAAGCCATTGACTCCATTTATATGCAGACGTTGACGATGAAGTTATTAGTCGGATTTATTGGCGCCATGTTGCTCATTATGGTTGTTGGTTATGCATTTAATTTCGTATGGCAATACCAACTATTCGGTGGTGCTTATGTCATTGAAAGGCAGCTCCGTGGGAGACTAATGCGCCATTTCTTAAAGATGACGCCGACGTTTTATGAGAAAAATAAAACGGGTGATTTGATGGCGCGTTCAACAAATGACTTGCGTGCTATTTCTGAAACTGCAGGATTTGGGATTATGACGCTCGTTGACTCAACGCTGTATTTAATGACACTCGTTTTGACGATGGGTTTTCTTGTGTCGTGGAAATTGACGCTGGTAGCGATTATACCGTTGCCGATTTTGGCGTACATTATGCAGGTGCTTGGAAAGAAGATTCATGAGCGATATATGACAGCTCAGCAAGTGTTTGGTGATTTGAATGATAACGTCTTAGAAGCAGTGGCCGGTGTACGTGTCGTTCGTGCTTATGTACAAGAGCGTGCAACTGAAAATGAATTCGCGAAAATGACGGAAGATGTTTTTCAAAAAAATATGCATGTCGAAAAAATTGATGCTTTGTTCATGCCTATTTCAAAAGTGCTAACAGGGTTGACGTATATGATTGGACTCGGTTATGGGGCGTATCTCGTTTCTATAGAAGATATGACACTGGGGAATCTTGTAACGTTTAACGTTTACCTTGGGATGATTGTGTGGCCGATGTTTGCGATTGGGGAATTAATCAACGTTATGCAGCGCGGCAATGCGTCACTTGACCGGGTGACGGAGACGCTCGACTATGAGGAAGACGTTAAAGACCCTGAACAGCCCGTTACGCTGGAGCAACCCGAAAATGTTGGCTTCCGAGATGTTGTCTTTACGTATCCGATGTCGCATTCAGTCAACCTAGATGCGATTAAACTCCATTTGGATCGTGGCGATACACTTGGGATTGTCGGTAAGACAGGTAGTGGAAAGACGACATTTGTGAAACAGCTATTGCGTGAATACCCCGTTGGAGAAGGGGAAATTGTTTTCTCAGGTGTACCATTGCAGTCGATGACCAAAAATCAAGTGAGGGACTGGATTGGTTACGTTCCGCAAGAACATGTGTTGTTCTCACGGTCAGTAAGAGAAAATATTTTGTTCGGTAGACCAGATGCAACAGAGGCAGATATTGCAGAAACGATTCGTCTGTCCTATTTTGAAAAAGATCTTGAAATGTTACCAAATGGATTGGAAACGCTCGTTGGAGAAAAAGGTGTTGCCTTGTCTGGTGGACAGAAGCAACGAATTTCTATTGCACGTGCACTGGTGAAAAATCCAGAAATACTTATTTTGGATGACTCACTATCTGCTGTTGATGCTAAAACGGAAGCAAAAATTATTGAGAATATCCAAGCAGAACGTTCCGGTAAAACGACAATTATTACGACGCATCGACTATCAGCAATCCAACACGCCAATTGGATTATTGTCCTGGATGATGGTCGTGTGGTTGAAGAAGGAACACATGAAGAGCTGCTAGATATGAACGGCTGGTACAAAGAGCAATTCGACCGCCAGCAGATTGGGGAGGTTGAATAA
- the rsgA gene encoding ribosome small subunit-dependent GTPase A, whose translation MINLKEYGWNTSHESNWEAMNDNEKIKKCTPGRVTLEHKHMYRVVTADGEWLSVCSGAMQHDALERRDFPAVGDWVAVEKMPGEERGVIHAILPRTSLFSRKAAGTTIVEQIIAVNVDVVFLVMSMNKDFNARRLERYLVAAYDSGANPVVVLTKKDVCEDPASYMEEARNIAFGADIFAVSNVTGEGIDELTALLTGGKTAALLGSSGVGKSSLTNAICGNEMMAVQEIREDDAKGRHTTTHRELIKIPSGGVLIDTPGMREFQLWENNESLDSGFKDIEAFADACKFNDCQHNNEPGCAIQEALATGTLPADRYASYLKLQKELAFLERKMDRAAQSAERNKWKSITKSMRKHPSKKK comes from the coding sequence TTGATTAATTTAAAAGAATACGGCTGGAATACATCCCATGAATCTAACTGGGAAGCAATGAATGACAACGAAAAAATAAAGAAGTGTACACCTGGGCGTGTCACACTTGAACATAAACATATGTATCGGGTAGTCACAGCTGACGGGGAATGGCTATCTGTCTGTTCTGGTGCTATGCAACATGACGCTTTAGAACGGCGTGATTTCCCCGCCGTCGGAGATTGGGTTGCAGTCGAAAAGATGCCTGGGGAAGAACGCGGAGTTATCCATGCAATTCTACCGAGAACATCCCTTTTTTCAAGGAAGGCAGCGGGTACAACAATTGTTGAACAAATTATCGCGGTAAACGTCGATGTCGTCTTCCTCGTCATGTCAATGAATAAGGATTTCAATGCTAGAAGACTTGAACGCTATCTGGTCGCCGCCTATGACTCGGGTGCTAATCCCGTTGTTGTCTTAACGAAAAAAGACGTTTGCGAAGATCCTGCATCCTATATGGAAGAAGCTCGTAACATTGCATTTGGAGCGGATATATTTGCCGTTAGCAATGTAACAGGTGAAGGCATTGATGAATTAACTGCACTGTTAACTGGCGGGAAAACAGCAGCCTTACTTGGATCTTCTGGTGTCGGAAAATCATCGCTGACAAATGCCATTTGTGGCAATGAAATGATGGCTGTACAAGAGATTCGCGAAGATGATGCAAAAGGTCGTCATACAACGACTCACCGAGAACTTATTAAAATCCCAAGTGGAGGCGTCCTCATCGACACACCTGGTATGCGGGAATTTCAGCTTTGGGAGAATAACGAGAGTCTAGATTCAGGCTTTAAAGATATCGAAGCATTTGCAGACGCATGCAAATTCAATGATTGTCAGCATAATAATGAACCAGGATGTGCCATACAGGAAGCACTTGCCACAGGTACATTACCTGCAGACCGCTATGCAAGCTATTTAAAACTGCAAAAGGAATTAGCTTTCTTGGAGCGTAAAATGGATCGTGCCGCGCAATCTGCAGAGCGGAATAAGTGGAAAAGTATCACCAAGAGTATGCGCAAGCATCCCTCTAAAAAGAAATAA
- a CDS encoding ABC transporter ATP-binding protein translates to MGTGKRLFHYALDYKKLLITGLIFLAIAVGADLMGPMIAMKIIDDHIASAVDGGIDFEPIIKLLAVFFGLAIVTAIFRYFQYLLLQNAANRIIQKMRNDLYEHIQTLPISYFDNLPAGKVVARITNDTEAIRNLYVTVVSQFAISGMSITGIYIALFFLDPKMGAITLFVLPILYIWMKMYRNFASKVNHIIRGKVSDMNAMINESINGMTIIQAFRREKQMEEEFRELNDEHYLYQNRLLKVEAATSHNLVDIIRSLAFVFFIWYFGGASLTTESVISAGLLYAFVDYITRLFNPVTGVVNQFARLEHSLVAAERVFKLLDRKGEPVSDDKIARYRGNVRFENVWFAYNEEEYVLKDLSFEAKQGETVALVGHTGSGKSSIMNLLFRFYDASKGKITIDGMDIGDMPRQTVRDHMGIVLQDPYLFSGTVESNVSLGDARITREKVQQSLDAVGGERVLKHLPGGIDEPVVEKGSTLSSGQRQLISFARALAFDPAILILDEATSNIDTETEEIIQHAMDVLKKGRTTFIIAHRLSTIKNADRILVLDRGEIVESGSHDELLVLGGQYAQMYKLQAGTSPQPKIG, encoded by the coding sequence ATGGGTACTGGTAAACGTTTATTTCACTATGCGCTTGATTATAAAAAGTTATTGATTACAGGTCTGATTTTTCTTGCCATTGCAGTAGGTGCGGATCTGATGGGTCCGATGATTGCCATGAAAATTATTGATGACCATATTGCGAGTGCTGTAGATGGCGGTATCGATTTTGAGCCGATTATCAAACTGCTTGCTGTCTTTTTCGGGCTAGCAATTGTCACAGCGATTTTTAGGTATTTTCAATATTTATTGCTACAAAACGCTGCGAATCGTATTATCCAGAAAATGCGTAATGATTTGTATGAGCATATCCAAACATTGCCGATCAGTTATTTTGATAATTTACCGGCTGGGAAAGTTGTTGCGAGGATTACGAATGATACAGAAGCAATTCGGAATTTGTATGTGACAGTCGTTTCACAGTTTGCGATTAGTGGGATGTCTATTACGGGAATCTATATTGCCTTGTTTTTTTTAGACCCTAAAATGGGTGCGATTACGCTGTTCGTTTTACCCATTTTGTATATTTGGATGAAGATGTACAGGAATTTCGCTTCTAAGGTGAACCATATTATTCGTGGTAAAGTGAGTGATATGAATGCGATGATTAATGAATCGATTAATGGGATGACCATTATTCAGGCATTTCGTCGTGAAAAGCAGATGGAAGAAGAATTCCGCGAGCTGAATGATGAGCATTACCTCTATCAAAATAGGTTGTTAAAAGTGGAGGCAGCGACGTCACATAACTTGGTCGATATTATTCGGTCGTTGGCGTTTGTATTCTTCATCTGGTATTTCGGTGGCGCATCATTGACTACGGAAAGTGTGATATCAGCCGGGTTGCTCTATGCATTCGTGGATTACATTACACGATTGTTTAACCCTGTAACCGGGGTCGTGAATCAGTTTGCGCGACTTGAACATTCACTTGTTGCTGCAGAGCGTGTTTTCAAACTGTTGGACAGAAAAGGGGAGCCAGTCAGTGATGATAAAATCGCTCGGTACCGTGGAAATGTTCGTTTTGAAAATGTGTGGTTTGCTTATAATGAGGAAGAATATGTGCTGAAGGATCTTTCATTCGAAGCGAAGCAGGGGGAAACGGTGGCGCTCGTTGGTCATACGGGATCCGGGAAAAGTTCGATTATGAATTTGCTGTTCCGTTTCTATGATGCATCGAAAGGGAAGATAACGATTGATGGCATGGACATTGGCGATATGCCTCGTCAGACGGTTCGGGATCATATGGGGATTGTCCTGCAGGATCCGTATTTATTTAGCGGCACGGTTGAGTCGAATGTCAGTTTAGGGGATGCGCGTATTACACGTGAAAAAGTGCAGCAATCGCTTGATGCGGTTGGTGGAGAACGCGTGTTGAAGCATTTACCAGGTGGCATTGATGAGCCGGTTGTCGAGAAGGGTAGTACGTTGTCCTCTGGGCAGCGACAGCTGATTTCATTTGCACGGGCATTGGCATTTGACCCAGCGATTTTGATTTTGGATGAAGCGACGTCTAACATTGACACAGAGACGGAAGAAATTATTCAGCATGCAATGGACGTACTGAAAAAAGGGCGGACGACATTTATCATTGCCCATAGGCTTTCGACGATTAAGAATGCGGATCGGATTTTAGTATTAGACCGCGGAGAAATTGTGGAAAGTGGCTCGCATGATGAGTTGTTAGTGCTTGGCGGGCAGTATGCGCAAATGTATAAATTGCAGGCGGGAACTTCCCCTCAACCGAAAATTGGTTGA
- a CDS encoding hemolysin family protein → MEIPIRLAAFAVLIALTAFFVASEFAIVKVRTSRIDQLVAEGNHKAINARKVIGNLDEYLSACQLGITITALGLGMLGEPTVNLMLAPIWESLGLSASTTSIASYIIAFSIVTFLHVVVGELAPKTIAIQKAEEITLLFSKPLIIFYRMAYPIIRGMNGTAQFLIRLLGFKSMSESEVAHTEEELRLILADSLKSGEINQSEYKYVNKIFEFDDRIAKEIMAPRTEMMSIEKDMTLREVFEVIGVEQYTRYPVTDGDKDHIIGLVNMKNLLTAFIKNPETEHQPVINYMQPIIHVIETMPIGDLLLKIQRERIHMAILMDEYGGTSGLVTIEDILEEIVGDIRDEFDIDEVPELQKLGEDHYILDAKMLIENVNDILGIDIDEDDIDTIGGWFMTQRFDAIQGEKIIEQGYEFVVKDVDGHHILYLEVFKFEQEQSNDTTELSFES, encoded by the coding sequence TTGGAAATTCCCATACGATTGGCAGCATTTGCTGTCTTGATCGCCCTCACCGCATTTTTTGTTGCGAGTGAATTTGCAATTGTAAAAGTAAGGACATCACGAATTGATCAGCTTGTTGCGGAAGGAAACCACAAAGCCATCAACGCTAGAAAGGTAATTGGTAATTTGGATGAATACTTATCCGCTTGTCAATTAGGGATTACGATTACCGCTCTTGGACTTGGAATGCTCGGTGAACCTACTGTCAATCTCATGTTAGCCCCTATCTGGGAAAGCTTAGGTCTATCCGCTAGTACAACAAGCATCGCTTCATACATTATCGCCTTTTCAATCGTCACATTTCTACATGTTGTCGTCGGAGAGCTAGCTCCTAAAACAATTGCGATACAAAAAGCAGAAGAAATTACATTGCTCTTTTCAAAACCGCTTATTATCTTTTATCGCATGGCATACCCTATTATTAGAGGAATGAATGGAACTGCCCAATTCCTGATTAGACTTTTAGGATTTAAATCGATGTCAGAATCCGAAGTTGCGCATACTGAAGAAGAACTTCGATTGATTTTAGCCGATAGTTTGAAAAGCGGTGAAATCAACCAATCTGAATATAAATATGTCAATAAGATTTTTGAGTTCGACGACCGAATCGCCAAGGAAATCATGGCACCACGAACAGAAATGATGTCCATCGAAAAAGATATGACATTGCGTGAAGTGTTCGAAGTGATTGGTGTTGAGCAATATACGCGTTACCCTGTAACAGATGGAGATAAGGACCATATTATTGGTCTCGTCAATATGAAGAATCTACTAACTGCATTTATTAAGAATCCGGAAACGGAGCATCAACCAGTTATTAACTATATGCAGCCTATTATTCATGTTATTGAAACAATGCCGATTGGTGACCTGTTGCTAAAAATTCAACGGGAACGGATTCATATGGCTATCCTGATGGATGAGTATGGTGGAACTTCGGGTCTTGTGACAATTGAAGATATTCTGGAAGAAATCGTCGGCGATATTCGTGACGAGTTCGATATAGATGAAGTACCTGAACTTCAAAAGCTAGGCGAGGATCACTATATCTTAGATGCCAAGATGCTCATCGAAAATGTCAATGACATTCTCGGCATCGACATCGACGAAGATGATATTGATACCATTGGCGGCTGGTTTATGACTCAGCGATTCGATGCCATTCAAGGTGAAAAAATTATCGAGCAGGGCTATGAGTTCGTCGTTAAAGATGTCGACGGTCACCATATTCTCTACTTGGAAGTATTCAAATTCGAACAAGAACAATCCAACGACACGACCGAATTGTCATTCGAATCTTAA